A genomic window from Candidatus Binatia bacterium includes:
- a CDS encoding GspH/FimT family pseudopilin, whose product MIPAAHSQRSAPGTRRGERGFTLIELILVMVIIGVIASMSIPMVQAGMRQSAVRSSVRAFISATRQASAQAVSTRKPTALIVYPHDGTFTVEGSKEKPYELPPFAQFGEIVGGVAAEADDEVRFEFFPTGSSSGGSVQIDFTPGDRRQSYRLVLDPLIGRVKIEEN is encoded by the coding sequence GTGATCCCCGCAGCGCATTCGCAACGGTCCGCGCCTGGCACCCGCCGCGGCGAGCGGGGATTCACGCTGATCGAGCTGATTCTCGTGATGGTCATCATCGGCGTCATCGCATCGATGTCGATTCCCATGGTGCAGGCCGGCATGCGCCAAAGCGCCGTTCGAAGCTCGGTCCGCGCGTTCATCTCGGCAACCCGCCAGGCCTCGGCGCAGGCGGTTTCCACCCGCAAGCCCACGGCCCTGATCGTCTATCCGCACGATGGGACCTTCACGGTCGAAGGAAGCAAGGAGAAGCCATACGAGTTGCCGCCGTTTGCGCAGTTCGGCGAGATCGTCGGCGGCGTTGCGGCCGAAGCGGACGACGAGGTCCGCTTCGAGTTCTTTCCGACGGGCTCATCGTCCGGCGGCAGCGTTCAGATCGATTTTACGCCCGGGGATCGTCGTCAATCGTACAGGCTGGTACTCGATCCGCTGATCGGTCGAGTCAAGATCGAAGAAAACTAG
- the gspG gene encoding type II secretion system major pseudopilin GspG: MKERKGDTSDRGQRGFTLIELLMVMVILGLLAAVVGPNIFRQAVSARIKTTKLQIAEIVQALDHLALDTGRYPSDGEGLGALMTQPSDMEQWDGPYMKRLPKDAWNHEFIYHLGGGRDASSPYVVISGGADGREGGGDDISSAE, translated from the coding sequence ATGAAGGAAAGAAAGGGCGACACGAGCGACCGCGGCCAGCGCGGCTTCACGCTGATCGAGCTGCTGATGGTCATGGTGATCCTGGGCCTGCTGGCCGCGGTGGTGGGTCCGAACATCTTCCGGCAGGCCGTCTCGGCCCGAATAAAGACGACCAAGCTGCAGATCGCCGAGATCGTGCAGGCTCTGGATCACCTGGCGCTGGACACGGGCCGCTATCCCTCGGACGGCGAGGGTCTCGGTGCGCTGATGACTCAGCCGTCCGACATGGAACAGTGGGATGGCCCGTACATGAAGCGGCTGCCGAAAGACGCGTGGAACCATGAGTTCATCTACCACCTGGGCGGCGGCCGAGACGCCAGCAGCCCCTACGTGGTCATCAGTGGTGGTGCGGATGGGCGCGAGGGAGGCGGCGACGACATCAGCAGCGCCGAGTGA
- a CDS encoding type II secretion system F family protein, with amino-acid sequence MAAYAYRASTREGRVIEGSMEAAGEAAVVTSLRAQGYLPLSVTAGAGGRRALSLKFELPWKRAARVRSRDLMIFTRELATLLHAGMPLDRSLASLGTLTENSTLKRIIGTVLARVQEGRSLSQAVGEHPAVFPPLYINMIRAGEVGGFVETVLERLAEYLESSEKTRSEITSAMVYPIILVVFSGGAIIIMLTFVLPKFATVFEESGSAMPTPTRLVMATSDFLLAYWWAILAAAAAIRLGVRRWLATKNGRERYDRFLLRAPVIGDLVTKLQVARFARTLGTMLKSGVPLIQALEIVRAVVANTVISGALAVVQREISEGKGLSGPLEKSNVFPPLAVQMVAVGEETGRLDEMLLMVSGHYDGEVTHAIARAMALLSPIVLLVMGLVTGFIIYAMVSAVFSLNEMVK; translated from the coding sequence GTGGCAGCGTACGCATACCGGGCATCGACCCGCGAGGGCAGGGTCATCGAGGGTAGCATGGAAGCTGCCGGCGAAGCTGCGGTCGTCACTTCGCTGAGGGCCCAGGGCTACCTGCCGCTGTCGGTCACTGCCGGCGCGGGAGGCCGCCGCGCGTTGTCGCTCAAATTCGAGCTGCCGTGGAAGCGCGCCGCGCGCGTGCGCAGCCGCGACCTGATGATCTTCACGCGCGAGCTGGCCACGCTGCTGCACGCGGGCATGCCGCTGGATCGCAGCCTGGCCAGCCTCGGGACGCTTACCGAGAACTCGACGCTCAAGCGCATCATCGGCACCGTGCTCGCCAGGGTGCAGGAGGGACGATCACTGTCCCAGGCGGTGGGAGAGCATCCGGCAGTATTTCCCCCGCTGTACATCAACATGATCCGCGCCGGCGAGGTCGGCGGCTTCGTCGAAACCGTGCTCGAGCGTCTGGCCGAATACCTCGAGAGCAGCGAGAAGACGCGCTCCGAGATTACATCCGCGATGGTCTACCCGATCATCCTCGTCGTATTTTCCGGCGGCGCCATCATCATCATGCTGACGTTCGTGCTGCCGAAATTCGCGACCGTGTTCGAGGAATCCGGATCGGCAATGCCGACGCCGACCCGCCTCGTGATGGCCACGAGCGACTTCCTGCTCGCATACTGGTGGGCGATCCTCGCCGCTGCCGCGGCGATCCGGTTGGGCGTGCGTCGCTGGCTCGCGACGAAAAACGGGCGCGAACGATACGACCGTTTCCTGCTGCGCGCCCCGGTGATCGGCGACCTGGTCACCAAGCTCCAGGTGGCGCGCTTCGCACGCACGCTCGGAACCATGCTCAAGAGCGGAGTTCCGCTGATCCAGGCCCTCGAGATCGTGCGCGCGGTGGTCGCAAACACCGTGATCTCCGGGGCCCTGGCGGTCGTGCAGCGCGAGATCAGCGAGGGAAAAGGGCTTTCCGGTCCGCTGGAAAAGTCGAATGTCTTTCCGCCGCTTGCGGTGCAGATGGTCGCCGTCGGCGAGGAGACCGGCCGCCTCGACGAGATGCTGCTGATGGTGAGCGGACACTACGACGGAGAGGTGACCCACGCCATTGCGCGTGCGATGGCGCTGCTCAGTCCGATCGTCCTGCTCGTGATGGGCCTCGTCACCGGATTCATCATCTACGCGATGGTCTCGGCGGTATTCAGCCTCAACGAAATGGTCAAGTAG
- a CDS encoding glycosyltransferase family 4 protein, with amino-acid sequence MSVLEQAEVLVVGPAPPLRGGIAAHTRGLVEYLRATGTEAAAASWSRLYPSLAFPGRSERGSGARPSWCDERLSIASPRTWTSLGHLLAASRATVIVQWWHPVSAPALLAATRRVAPERLVAVCHNVLPHEPVPLAAEAARRLLGRCGVVLCHSSAEAEVASRLLAPKACRVVSAPLPCLIPAESVACAAASRKSARIFLVPGHQRPYKNIAGVERAWSAARRPPEARLVIAGESYLKGTKRREVEKLAADDRSIILQDQYLDDNSLMSILASAEALVAWHRTSSQSGFLPLAAALGLPAIVSDAGGLPEQARALPDSDVVPAGDEAALATVFEARLAIPADRDEAARTAALRQLPVRIARSWQLVVEAIGEPLRR; translated from the coding sequence ATGAGCGTGCTCGAGCAGGCCGAAGTCCTCGTCGTCGGGCCGGCTCCGCCGCTTCGTGGAGGAATCGCGGCGCACACGCGCGGCCTGGTCGAGTACCTGCGCGCGACCGGAACAGAGGCCGCCGCCGCCTCGTGGTCCAGGCTCTATCCGTCGCTCGCATTTCCCGGCCGCAGCGAGCGCGGCAGCGGGGCGCGGCCGTCATGGTGCGACGAAAGGCTTTCGATCGCGTCTCCGCGCACGTGGACATCGCTCGGTCACCTCCTGGCCGCGTCGCGCGCGACAGTGATTGTGCAGTGGTGGCACCCGGTGTCGGCTCCGGCCCTGCTGGCGGCGACGCGCCGGGTGGCGCCCGAGCGCCTCGTCGCCGTCTGCCACAACGTCCTGCCCCACGAGCCGGTGCCGCTGGCCGCCGAGGCGGCGCGGCGACTGCTCGGCCGCTGCGGCGTCGTGCTGTGTCACAGCAGTGCCGAGGCAGAGGTCGCCTCGCGGCTGCTGGCGCCAAAGGCGTGCCGCGTCGTGAGCGCTCCACTGCCGTGCCTGATTCCGGCCGAATCCGTCGCGTGCGCCGCCGCGAGCCGTAAGTCCGCGCGCATCTTCTTGGTGCCCGGGCACCAGCGGCCCTACAAGAACATCGCGGGCGTCGAGAGGGCGTGGAGCGCGGCGCGGCGTCCGCCAGAGGCCCGCCTCGTGATCGCGGGCGAGAGCTACCTCAAGGGGACAAAGCGCCGGGAAGTCGAAAAACTTGCGGCAGACGACCGATCGATAATCCTGCAAGACCAGTATCTTGACGACAATTCCCTAATGTCGATTCTTGCTTCTGCCGAAGCGCTTGTTGCCTGGCACCGGACGTCCTCCCAGAGCGGATTCCTGCCGTTGGCGGCGGCCCTTGGTCTGCCGGCGATCGTCAGCGACGCCGGCGGGCTGCCCGAACAGGCACGCGCGCTGCCGGACAGCGACGTGGTTCCTGCCGGTGACGAGGCTGCGCTGGCGACGGTATTCGAGGCCCGGCTGGCCATACCGGCCGACCGCGACGAGGCGGCCAGGACCGCAGCGCTGCGCCAGCTCCCGGTGCGCATTGCCCGCTCCTGGCAACTCGTCGTTGAAGCAATCGGTGAGCCCCTTCGTCGGTAA
- a CDS encoding DUF6077 domain-containing protein yields MLALAVIVALLWVPGFTLRRGFSPERFSRGWGSGALAVDASLSIAFASVVLLPLYLARAPVVLAPALLGAALVCLVVAAFVRARRRGVSRAALVEYEEPRRRHEHGEISGEHGISGLEAAAFVFAAALLVVPTLIYSGANVDDWWDLSFVQGWIASGHFGFSQMALGADPATGDSLVHPRFLWSAWLMLQSVVVSICGGKAWQIQAGPLAAACIVLVVSAQAALARAIFRPMPRASLLVAAAVALSPAWIWGTEDLPLLVRGYQDKLFAGFVLAPVLVALVIDAARRDGEEGDDGVGEAVIVAAASAATASVHSLLLAMALFASGIAVAVLRGRTLLVWVRRRWLLVAGMLAPALYPIGQALALALTFGDEGISLAAPDNPVVRAHLSLNRIVASSSAAWVVHPGAVFGLVALPALLAVAIAVVRRKRDAGAPLLLALTLVPCALLFVPGVASIAGKVFVPWMLYRLGWFVPVPALLAYALVWLACDSSVAGGRRAVVAAAFAGLVVVLAYSTAADRVRRGVSEHPPALPGAPQGAAAEVYDSLAAHAGRDVVLAPPNFSELVPALTGKPVVAFPERGSLVFSTGEVRAYERLRDRATFYAASTPPSVRDDVAARYGVRWAVLPRRLVAAGAEAGWIWRFGPEALLAARVADDHAARGRCTAGACAGWWSATREGVGAGLAGNWSVVLENRDYFIVERSIPNRSSDAQPEATLTATGRSDAASDAASKREARDQPQSGSSSHADAPGARWLVPFPVDGSASSAERGDVLATVTGTPGADVRYDPPPQFVQPVVTPIWLDGPRAWEDTPADVTIHVDIGVPCRVSAVSLIPHLPRDRREIFEVRVGGDAVAVAARHGEPIVLALSDAPPRAAVDVHVRSLLGTAVSLSDLRLLGDHTQCTGMWPVRATARSAQMQPDDDALLALAAAEPSSGRALVSLARRANDAKRAQAGIELLREAVAREPALVEGWLELGFAEQAVAEQAVAEQATAGQAVAEQATAGQAVARRQTDSAAAAAARARALQAFRSAVHADTHSAWAQGCLAWAYRLGGHAPLALWHAAAAAQLDPLYGDAWTIAGYALGDLRLYSLADRALDVAEREDPSRNWPSIARADVAVRRGDVDGARAALRTWIHSHPFDQAVRAKLSVLNAKKSESAGASAGPVAQ; encoded by the coding sequence GTGCTCGCTCTCGCCGTCATCGTCGCGCTGCTGTGGGTGCCGGGCTTCACGCTCCGGCGCGGGTTCTCGCCGGAACGCTTCTCTCGCGGCTGGGGCAGTGGCGCTCTTGCGGTGGACGCGAGCCTGTCGATCGCGTTCGCGTCGGTTGTGCTGCTGCCGCTGTACCTTGCGCGCGCGCCGGTTGTGCTCGCGCCGGCGCTGCTCGGCGCGGCGCTCGTCTGTCTTGTCGTTGCTGCGTTCGTGCGTGCGCGCCGTCGCGGCGTAAGTCGCGCAGCATTGGTCGAATACGAAGAGCCACGCCGGCGGCACGAGCACGGCGAAATTTCCGGGGAACACGGCATTTCCGGCCTCGAAGCTGCAGCATTCGTGTTTGCCGCTGCGCTGCTCGTCGTGCCGACGCTGATCTACAGCGGCGCCAACGTCGACGACTGGTGGGACCTCTCGTTCGTGCAGGGCTGGATCGCGTCGGGACACTTCGGCTTCTCGCAGATGGCGCTCGGTGCGGACCCGGCAACCGGCGACTCGCTCGTGCATCCGCGCTTCCTGTGGAGCGCCTGGCTGATGCTCCAGAGCGTCGTCGTGAGCATCTGCGGTGGGAAGGCGTGGCAGATCCAGGCCGGGCCGCTGGCAGCGGCCTGCATCGTGCTCGTCGTCTCTGCGCAGGCGGCGCTTGCGCGCGCGATCTTTCGCCCGATGCCTCGCGCATCGCTGCTCGTCGCTGCCGCGGTGGCGCTGTCGCCGGCTTGGATCTGGGGCACCGAAGACCTGCCGCTGCTGGTGCGCGGTTACCAGGACAAGCTGTTCGCCGGTTTCGTGCTCGCACCGGTCCTCGTCGCGCTCGTCATCGACGCGGCGCGCCGGGACGGTGAGGAAGGCGACGACGGCGTCGGCGAAGCGGTGATCGTCGCAGCGGCGTCGGCAGCAACGGCCTCGGTACACAGCCTGCTGCTGGCGATGGCGCTGTTTGCTTCGGGCATCGCAGTAGCGGTGCTGCGCGGGCGCACGCTGCTGGTGTGGGTGCGCAGGCGCTGGTTGCTGGTCGCAGGAATGCTCGCGCCGGCTCTCTACCCGATCGGCCAGGCGCTCGCGCTGGCGCTGACTTTCGGCGACGAAGGCATCTCGCTTGCCGCGCCGGACAACCCGGTGGTGCGCGCCCATCTTTCGCTCAATCGCATCGTGGCCAGCTCCTCGGCCGCATGGGTCGTGCATCCCGGCGCGGTGTTCGGCCTGGTGGCGCTGCCGGCCCTGCTCGCCGTCGCGATCGCCGTCGTGCGACGAAAGCGTGACGCGGGCGCGCCGCTGTTGCTCGCGCTCACGCTCGTTCCTTGCGCGCTCCTTTTCGTACCCGGCGTCGCGAGCATTGCCGGAAAGGTGTTCGTGCCGTGGATGCTGTACCGCCTCGGATGGTTCGTCCCCGTGCCGGCGCTTCTTGCGTACGCGCTGGTGTGGCTCGCGTGCGACTCTTCCGTCGCAGGGGGCCGTCGCGCGGTCGTCGCTGCTGCGTTCGCCGGTCTCGTCGTCGTCCTTGCGTACTCGACCGCCGCCGATCGCGTTCGCCGCGGTGTCAGCGAGCATCCGCCGGCTTTGCCCGGCGCGCCGCAAGGAGCCGCCGCCGAGGTGTACGACAGTCTTGCCGCGCACGCGGGGCGCGACGTCGTGCTTGCGCCGCCGAATTTTTCCGAGCTGGTCCCGGCACTGACCGGCAAGCCCGTCGTTGCGTTTCCCGAGCGCGGTTCCCTCGTGTTTTCGACCGGCGAGGTGCGCGCCTACGAAAGACTGCGCGACCGCGCGACGTTCTATGCGGCGTCGACCCCACCTTCAGTGCGCGACGACGTGGCGGCGCGCTACGGCGTGCGCTGGGCCGTGCTGCCGCGGCGGCTGGTTGCCGCCGGCGCCGAAGCGGGCTGGATCTGGCGTTTCGGGCCGGAGGCGCTGCTGGCGGCCCGGGTTGCAGACGACCACGCCGCGCGCGGTCGGTGCACGGCCGGCGCCTGCGCCGGCTGGTGGAGCGCGACGCGCGAAGGAGTCGGCGCCGGCCTTGCCGGCAACTGGAGCGTCGTGCTCGAGAACCGCGACTACTTCATCGTCGAGCGCTCCATCCCGAACCGAAGCAGCGATGCGCAGCCCGAAGCCACGCTGACGGCGACTGGCAGGTCGGACGCGGCGTCAGACGCCGCGTCAAAGCGCGAGGCCCGCGACCAGCCGCAGTCCGGTTCCTCTTCGCATGCCGACGCGCCCGGCGCACGCTGGCTTGTGCCTTTTCCCGTCGATGGCAGTGCGTCTTCTGCCGAACGCGGCGACGTTCTTGCGACCGTCACCGGCACACCAGGAGCCGACGTTCGCTACGATCCGCCGCCCCAGTTCGTGCAGCCGGTGGTCACGCCGATCTGGCTCGACGGTCCGCGCGCGTGGGAAGACACGCCGGCGGACGTCACGATCCACGTGGACATCGGCGTGCCGTGCCGCGTCTCGGCGGTGTCGCTGATTCCGCATCTTCCGAGGGATCGCCGCGAGATTTTCGAAGTGCGGGTAGGCGGGGATGCCGTGGCGGTAGCGGCTCGTCACGGCGAGCCGATCGTGCTGGCGCTTTCGGATGCGCCGCCTCGCGCTGCCGTCGACGTGCACGTGCGTTCTCTTCTCGGAACCGCGGTGTCGCTGTCGGACCTGCGCCTGCTCGGCGACCACACGCAATGCACGGGAATGTGGCCTGTGCGCGCGACGGCGCGATCGGCGCAGATGCAGCCGGACGACGACGCGCTGCTGGCCCTGGCCGCGGCGGAGCCGTCGAGCGGCCGCGCGCTGGTCTCGCTCGCACGGCGCGCCAATGATGCCAAACGAGCGCAGGCCGGCATCGAGCTGCTGCGCGAAGCGGTCGCGCGCGAGCCGGCGCTCGTCGAAGGCTGGCTCGAGCTGGGTTTCGCCGAGCAGGCCGTCGCGGAGCAGGCTGTCGCCGAGCAAGCGACCGCCGGACAGGCGGTGGCCGAGCAAGCGACCGCCGGACAGGCGGTCGCCAGAAGGCAAACCGACAGCGCTGCAGCGGCCGCGGCGCGCGCGCGGGCACTGCAGGCATTTCGCAGCGCCGTGCACGCCGACACGCACAGCGCATGGGCCCAGGGCTGCCTCGCGTGGGCCTACCGTCTCGGCGGCCACGCACCGCTGGCGCTGTGGCACGCCGCGGCCGCTGCCCAGCTCGATCCGCTGTACGGCGATGCGTGGACGATCGCCGGCTATGCGCTCGGCGATCTTCGCCTGTACTCGCTCGCCGATCGCGCGCTCGACGTTGCCGAACGCGAAGACCCGTCGCGCAACTGGCCGTCGATTGCCAGGGCCGACGTGGCCGTGCGTCGCGGCGACGTCGACGGCGCGCGAGCGGCGCTGCGCACCTGGATCCATTCGCATCCGTTCGACCAGGCCGTTCGCGCGAAGCTTTCCGTTCTCAACGCGAAGAAGAGCGAGAGCGCCGGCGCGAGCGCGGGTCCGGTCGCGCAATGA
- a CDS encoding alkaline phosphatase family protein, which yields MSTARPRSRVLVIGLDGAPFDLLSRWAAAGHLRTIARLLERGAGGPLQSTMPPTSGPAWTSFATGMNPGRTGVYDFLYRRPGSYLFPPVNASMRSGRTLWRLLSDAGLTVGVVNVPITYPVEPVRGSFVSGWMTPYFAKDYTYPLSLAAEIEAKVGDYRIYPSETFSERGARAFFDASDELLDLLTRTTLLLMDRDDWDFFMTVYFDVDRILHQLWHALDEGHPWRRRRGGAAAGRHEAAVLRWFRRLDDDIAKVIAKAGEDATVILMSDHGMGRASRFVVLNNLLVELGHLRLASDGVTRLKSLALRSGLSLRNVHRIVDGLGIAKHAEYKNVYSMDALLKRFFLSFHNVDWEKSRAYSFGRHYGSLFLNVRGREPRGIVERGAEYERTRDEIAASLLAWKDPELGRPLVAKALRREEIWHGGRLDEAPDLVLLPEDDSDIFYGLSDFGSARIWDETYRYSGMHRDNGTFVAAGPLVRGGALPPQASIIDLAPTILYLLDQEIPEDMDGRVIGEILDPGLLASRPVRRSAASGDDQRPGGAAHEYSAEEEAAVMQRLRDLGYLN from the coding sequence ATGAGCACCGCCAGACCTCGCAGCCGCGTGCTCGTCATCGGTCTGGACGGCGCGCCGTTCGACCTGCTTTCGCGCTGGGCCGCTGCCGGGCACCTTCGGACGATCGCGCGCCTTCTGGAGCGCGGAGCCGGCGGACCGTTGCAGTCGACGATGCCGCCGACATCGGGCCCGGCGTGGACGTCGTTTGCGACCGGCATGAACCCGGGCCGAACCGGCGTCTACGATTTCCTGTATCGGCGCCCGGGCAGCTACTTGTTCCCGCCGGTCAACGCGAGCATGCGGAGCGGGCGCACGCTGTGGCGGCTGCTGAGCGACGCGGGACTGACGGTCGGCGTCGTCAACGTCCCGATCACGTATCCGGTCGAGCCCGTGCGCGGCAGTTTCGTCAGCGGCTGGATGACACCGTATTTCGCGAAGGACTACACGTATCCGCTGTCGCTGGCGGCGGAGATCGAAGCGAAGGTCGGCGACTACCGCATCTATCCGTCCGAGACGTTTTCCGAGCGCGGCGCGCGCGCGTTCTTCGATGCCAGCGACGAGCTGCTCGACCTGCTGACGCGCACGACGCTGCTGCTGATGGACCGGGATGACTGGGACTTCTTCATGACGGTCTACTTCGACGTCGACCGCATCCTGCACCAGCTCTGGCATGCGCTCGATGAAGGACACCCGTGGCGCCGCCGAAGGGGCGGGGCGGCAGCGGGCAGGCACGAAGCGGCGGTGCTGCGCTGGTTCCGCCGTCTCGACGACGACATCGCCAAGGTCATCGCAAAGGCCGGCGAGGACGCGACGGTCATCCTGATGAGCGACCACGGGATGGGCCGGGCGTCGCGATTCGTCGTGCTGAACAACCTGCTGGTCGAGCTCGGACATCTTCGCCTGGCATCGGACGGCGTGACACGCCTGAAATCCCTCGCGCTTCGCTCGGGCCTGAGCCTGCGCAACGTGCACCGCATCGTCGACGGCCTCGGCATCGCCAAGCACGCCGAGTACAAAAACGTGTATTCGATGGACGCGCTGCTGAAGCGCTTCTTCCTTTCGTTCCACAACGTGGACTGGGAGAAAAGCCGCGCGTATTCGTTCGGGCGCCACTACGGCTCCCTGTTCCTCAACGTGCGCGGCCGCGAGCCGCGCGGCATCGTCGAGCGCGGCGCCGAGTACGAAAGAACCCGCGACGAAATCGCTGCTTCGCTGCTGGCATGGAAGGATCCCGAGCTCGGCCGGCCTCTTGTCGCCAAAGCGCTTCGGCGCGAGGAGATCTGGCACGGCGGCCGCCTCGACGAGGCGCCGGACCTCGTTCTTTTGCCCGAGGACGACAGCGACATCTTCTACGGACTTTCCGATTTCGGATCGGCAAGGATCTGGGACGAAACCTACCGCTACTCCGGCATGCACCGTGACAACGGAACGTTCGTGGCGGCCGGCCCGCTGGTGCGCGGCGGGGCCCTGCCGCCGCAGGCGTCCATCATCGACCTGGCGCCGACGATCCTTTACCTGCTCGACCAGGAAATTCCCGAAGACATGGACGGGCGTGTGATCGGGGAAATTCTCGATCCCGGGCTGCTGGCCTCGCGTCCCGTTCGTCGCAGCGCGGCCTCGGGCGACGACCAGCGCCCCGGCGGCGCTGCCCACGAGTATTCCGCCGAAGAGGAAGCCGCGGTGATGCAGAGACTGCGCGATCTCGGCTACCTCAACTGA